Proteins encoded within one genomic window of Thiothrix litoralis:
- the tnpC gene encoding IS66 family transposase: MNQLPRPTRESLQQLSHADLVELVLMLFERIDQLTARVNELESQANKNSKNSHKPPSSDGLKRQPAQPRQLGQRPKGGQPGHKGHSLMMHPSPDHVEHYGIEGHCECGLPLSEALLDTGERRQQWDIPAPQIVVTEYRQLIGTCSCGNVHKGKFPTSLPPYISYGARLKAYTVGLVQGHFISLSRVTEIVSDQYGVKPSDGSVQRWIGQASENLATTYTDIRDTISSSAVANFDESGIRAQGKTQWLHVAATPEAVYYTAHARRGQEAMTAAGILPVFQGVAVHDHWKPYFRFDHVVHSLCVTHLLRELNYFDETLKHQWPAQLKQVLIDAKTAVAQAKAVQQTSLSPEQIADVEQRYDQWLNHGLLIFPEQPKTSPTKQGKAKQDPARNLLCRLRDFKDSVLRFIQRFDVPFDNNLAERAVRPVKVKLKVAGGFRAMGGADAFCVIRSVWETDKLQERNPFESLRAVFG; this comes from the coding sequence ATGAACCAACTCCCACGTCCGACACGAGAAAGTCTCCAGCAGTTAAGCCACGCCGATTTGGTGGAGTTGGTATTGATGCTATTTGAGCGCATTGATCAGTTGACTGCCCGCGTGAATGAACTGGAATCACAGGCCAACAAAAACAGCAAGAACTCGCATAAACCGCCGTCATCGGATGGACTGAAACGCCAGCCCGCACAGCCCCGCCAGCTAGGGCAACGCCCTAAAGGCGGGCAACCGGGTCACAAGGGCCATAGCCTCATGATGCACCCATCGCCTGATCATGTGGAACATTATGGTATCGAAGGGCATTGTGAATGCGGCTTACCCTTGTCCGAAGCCCTGCTCGACACAGGTGAACGCCGCCAGCAATGGGACATCCCGGCTCCGCAAATCGTGGTGACAGAATACCGCCAACTCATTGGCACTTGTAGCTGCGGCAACGTTCATAAAGGCAAGTTCCCAACGTCCCTGCCGCCTTACATCAGTTACGGCGCACGTCTGAAAGCCTATACGGTGGGTTTAGTACAAGGTCACTTCATTTCGCTGTCACGGGTAACGGAGATTGTGTCCGACCAATACGGAGTCAAGCCTTCCGATGGCAGTGTGCAACGCTGGATCGGTCAGGCGAGTGAAAACCTTGCGACAACGTACACGGACATTCGGGACACCATCAGCAGCAGTGCCGTGGCGAACTTTGATGAAAGTGGTATCCGAGCGCAAGGCAAGACCCAATGGCTGCATGTGGCAGCCACCCCGGAAGCCGTTTACTACACTGCCCATGCACGGCGCGGACAGGAGGCAATGACGGCGGCGGGAATCCTACCGGTATTTCAAGGCGTTGCGGTTCATGATCATTGGAAACCTTATTTCCGCTTTGATCATGTGGTACACAGCCTTTGCGTAACGCATCTGCTGCGGGAGTTGAACTACTTTGATGAAACCCTCAAGCATCAATGGCCAGCACAACTCAAACAAGTCTTGATTGATGCCAAAACAGCCGTGGCACAGGCAAAAGCAGTACAACAAACGTCACTGTCGCCGGAGCAAATTGCCGACGTGGAGCAGCGTTATGACCAATGGCTGAACCACGGACTGTTGATTTTCCCCGAACAACCCAAAACCAGCCCTACTAAACAAGGTAAAGCCAAACAAGACCCTGCCAGAAACTTGTTATGCCGTCTGCGCGATTTCAAGGATTCGGTGTTGCGATTCATTCAGCGGTTTGACGTACCGTTTGACAACAATCTGGCTGAACGAGCTGTTCGACCCGTCAAAGTCAAACTCAAGGTGGCGGGTGGATTCCGGGCAATGGGCGGTGCTGATGCTTTTTGTGTCATTCGTTCTGTGTGGGAAACTGACAAACTTCAGGAACGAAATCCGTTTGAGTCCCTCAGAGCGGTTTTCGGATAG
- a CDS encoding Uma2 family endonuclease — protein MQAIKTQISRDDYLRLDEAATEKHEFYRGQMFAMAGGTYQHARIGLNVTTELAVRLRGKPCQPMNSDMRVSTPSGLDTYPDTSVYCHAPELTDNNRTLLNPVLIVEVLSPSTRSYDRGDKFMHYRSIPSLQDYVLIDSERVLVEHYQRIGTYEWHLHEYRQLTNTLKLESVGQTLEIACFYDGVELQDCE, from the coding sequence ATGCAAGCCATCAAAACCCAAATCAGCCGTGACGATTACTTGCGATTAGACGAAGCAGCAACCGAAAAACACGAGTTCTACCGTGGGCAAATGTTTGCAATGGCAGGCGGCACTTACCAACACGCCCGCATCGGCTTGAATGTGACTACTGAACTCGCGGTACGCTTGCGCGGCAAACCGTGCCAACCGATGAACAGCGATATGCGGGTATCCACACCATCAGGGCTAGACACTTACCCGGATACCTCGGTCTATTGCCACGCCCCCGAATTGACCGATAACAACCGCACCCTGCTGAATCCGGTACTGATCGTCGAAGTGCTTTCCCCCAGCACCCGCAGCTATGACCGTGGCGACAAATTCATGCACTATCGCTCCATCCCCAGCTTGCAAGATTATGTGCTGATCGACTCGGAAAGGGTCTTGGTCGAACACTACCAGCGCATCGGTACGTATGAATGGCATTTGCACGAATACCGCCAGTTGACGAATACGCTAAAACTGGAATCGGTTGGACAAACACTGGAAATCGCATGTTTTTATGATGGTGTTGAACTTCAGGACTGCGAATAA
- a CDS encoding Ig-like domain-containing protein → MMNNKKVLSSKWAILPLLFCSAAVLAGDGGYNGSYAQLPPSETSSLTLENDAAQLAPNSLNQAQALGQQSDGFLEDSTETSSINTGYVGGNTRIGIGIDSELKGKLEATQMLYETDGSATIGQGYLGVNPKADKAAGEETMTGVGAKLSHHWVSGDPNNATHVNKVFGAYDQNELKDKKATIGYGQENANLFWSGHVSKGLSDSRTTATPGVSEKAYDLGVGGRLGAYLPDQKVRVQGGLDYEWGKDFADSEKRPTQTTLTGGVEKFFPDSPHSIGAEVEVYKKAGGAMASEDAEARGGVSYRYDIGSEAGVWQPEQRYRRIRTEIPGEQIKQPPKIERKLVKNTMELESDTFFKLDRAELTPEAKTRMQAVLAQLRASGHEGNIRITGNTCDKGSEVHNQKLSERRASAVRDFMIKNGFNGDELLAQGLGETQPKYPNTDAEGHKNRRVDIEYVTYQNEYKDEVIEQGGTSTTDPKVVWRKELIPEPPLWVRQALRNVADHKQTVDTYKTTAGTGGASTPNAPVAVNDTATTTSGTPVTIDVLANDTDPNADVLSIVGFNQGSNGVVTQVGNELVYTSEPGFIGTDSFTYIVTDPAGNQSTATVTVTVVAATSNAPVAVNDSATTTSGTPVTIDVLANDTDPNADVLSIASFNQGDNGAVTQVGNELAYTPVPGFTGTDSFTYIVTDPAGNQSTATVTVTVVAATSNAPVTVNDSATTTSGTPVTIDVLANDTDPNADVLSITSFNQGDNGAVTQVGNELVYTPVADFTGTDSFTYIVTDPAGNQSTGTVTVTVVAATSNAPVTVNDSATTTSETPVTIDVLANDTDPNADVLSIASFNQGDNGAVTQVGNELVYTPVADFTGTDSFTYIVTDPAGNQSTGTVTVTVVVATSNAPVAVNDSATTTSGTPVAIDVLANDTDPNGDVLSIASFNQGDNGAVTQVGNELVYTPVAGFTGADSFTYTVTDPAGNGTEATAIITVTSVTLNTPVANVDQVETMQNTPVTIMVLDNDTDPNGDTLSISAVGLEAAHGTAKQNGSSIVYTPDTGFTGDDKFTYTITNSDGNTAKTDVFVKINASGGNLSTVNDLYTVDMNSSNNLFDVISNDEVPATGATVSIVIAPGNGSASVVDNKVVYTPAANFSGLDKLKYRLTDDRGFTSETFVDITVSGTTNPGNLVLKDDYLLIALNNTVTQTLPVLANDVGDGLEIISVSTPRYGTAVVSADGKSIRYTLRSGYCNDHSFTYVVKDKYGNQAQATVVIDVLPANVSDPNSPPA, encoded by the coding sequence ATGATGAATAATAAAAAAGTACTTTCCTCCAAATGGGCTATCCTACCATTACTGTTCTGTTCTGCCGCTGTTCTCGCAGGAGATGGCGGTTATAACGGGTCGTATGCTCAACTTCCACCTTCTGAAACATCCTCCCTGACGCTGGAAAATGATGCGGCACAGCTTGCGCCTAATAGCCTGAATCAGGCGCAAGCGCTGGGTCAGCAAAGCGATGGTTTTCTGGAAGATTCCACTGAAACCTCCAGCATCAATACCGGCTATGTAGGTGGCAATACCCGCATTGGCATCGGTATCGACAGCGAACTCAAAGGCAAGCTAGAAGCCACCCAGATGCTGTATGAAACTGACGGCAGTGCTACCATCGGGCAGGGCTATCTGGGTGTAAATCCCAAGGCCGACAAAGCTGCGGGTGAAGAAACCATGACAGGCGTAGGCGCAAAGCTGAGCCACCACTGGGTATCAGGTGACCCGAATAACGCTACGCACGTTAACAAAGTTTTCGGTGCTTATGACCAGAATGAACTGAAAGACAAAAAAGCCACGATCGGCTACGGCCAAGAAAATGCCAACCTGTTTTGGTCAGGTCATGTTAGCAAAGGGCTTTCCGATTCCCGTACGACTGCCACGCCGGGTGTGAGCGAAAAAGCCTATGACCTGGGTGTGGGTGGTCGTCTGGGTGCTTACTTGCCTGACCAGAAAGTGCGCGTACAAGGCGGTTTGGATTACGAATGGGGCAAAGACTTTGCCGATAGTGAAAAGCGCCCGACCCAAACAACCTTGACAGGTGGCGTTGAAAAATTCTTCCCGGATAGCCCGCACAGCATTGGCGCTGAAGTGGAGGTATACAAGAAAGCCGGGGGCGCGATGGCGTCTGAAGATGCTGAAGCGCGTGGTGGTGTTTCCTACCGTTACGACATCGGCAGCGAAGCGGGCGTTTGGCAGCCTGAGCAGCGTTATCGCCGTATCCGTACTGAAATTCCGGGTGAGCAAATCAAGCAGCCGCCCAAGATCGAGCGGAAGCTGGTCAAAAACACCATGGAGCTGGAATCCGATACCTTCTTCAAGCTGGATCGTGCGGAACTGACGCCTGAGGCGAAAACACGGATGCAAGCGGTGCTGGCGCAACTGCGGGCGTCGGGGCATGAGGGTAATATTCGTATTACGGGTAACACGTGTGATAAGGGTTCCGAAGTGCATAACCAGAAACTGTCTGAGCGCCGTGCTAGTGCCGTGCGTGATTTCATGATCAAAAATGGCTTCAATGGCGATGAGTTGCTGGCACAAGGTTTGGGTGAAACCCAGCCGAAATACCCGAATACTGATGCAGAAGGCCACAAAAACCGCCGGGTTGACATCGAATACGTCACGTACCAAAACGAATACAAGGATGAAGTGATTGAGCAGGGCGGAACCAGCACGACAGACCCGAAAGTGGTGTGGCGCAAGGAACTGATCCCTGAGCCACCTCTTTGGGTACGTCAGGCATTGCGCAACGTTGCTGACCACAAGCAAACGGTGGATACCTATAAAACCACGGCGGGTACAGGTGGCGCTTCCACCCCGAATGCACCTGTGGCAGTCAACGATACTGCGACCACCACCAGTGGAACGCCGGTGACCATTGATGTATTGGCGAATGACACTGACCCGAATGCTGATGTCTTGAGCATTGTCGGCTTCAATCAGGGCAGCAATGGCGTAGTGACACAGGTAGGTAATGAGCTGGTATATACATCAGAACCGGGCTTTATCGGCACGGATAGCTTCACTTACATTGTTACCGATCCTGCGGGCAACCAAAGTACCGCAACGGTGACAGTGACCGTAGTGGCGGCTACCTCGAACGCACCCGTGGCAGTCAACGATAGCGCGACCACCACCAGTGGAACGCCGGTGACCATTGATGTATTGGCGAATGACACTGACCCGAATGCTGATGTCTTGAGCATTGCCAGCTTCAATCAGGGAGATAATGGCGCAGTGACACAAGTGGGTAATGAGTTGGCGTATACGCCCGTACCCGGCTTTACCGGCACGGATAGCTTCACTTACATTGTTACCGACCCTGCGGGCAACCAAAGTACCGCAACGGTGACAGTGACCGTGGTGGCGGCTACCTCGAACGCACCCGTGACAGTCAACGATAGCGCGACCACCACCAGTGGAACACCGGTGACCATTGATGTATTGGCGAATGATACAGACCCGAATGCTGATGTCTTGAGCATTACCAGCTTCAATCAGGGAGATAATGGCGCAGTGACACAAGTGGGTAATGAGCTGGTGTATACGCCCGTAGCGGATTTTACCGGCACGGATAGCTTCACTTACATTGTTACCGACCCTGCGGGCAACCAAAGTACCGGAACGGTGACAGTGACCGTGGTGGCGGCTACCTCGAACGCACCCGTGACAGTCAACGATAGCGCGACCACCACCAGTGAAACACCGGTGACCATTGATGTATTGGCGAATGATACAGACCCGAATGCTGATGTCTTGAGCATTGCCAGCTTCAATCAGGGAGATAATGGCGCAGTGACACAAGTGGGTAATGAGCTGGTGTATACGCCCGTAGCGGATTTTACCGGCACGGATAGCTTCACTTACATTGTTACCGATCCTGCGGGCAACCAAAGTACCGGAACGGTGACAGTGACCGTGGTGGTAGCTACCTCGAACGCACCTGTGGCAGTCAACGATAGCGCGACCACCACCAGTGGAACGCCGGTGGCCATTGATGTATTGGCGAATGATACTGATCCGAATGGTGATGTCTTGAGCATTGCCAGCTTCAATCAGGGAGACAATGGTGCGGTGACACAAGTGGGTAATGAGCTGGTATATACGCCCGTAGCGGGCTTTACCGGCGCAGATAGCTTCACTTACACCGTTACCGACCCTGCGGGCAATGGTACTGAGGCGACAGCGATCATTACTGTGACCAGCGTAACGCTTAACACACCAGTTGCTAACGTGGATCAGGTGGAAACCATGCAGAATACCCCAGTGACCATCATGGTGCTGGATAATGATACGGATCCCAATGGCGATACCCTGAGTATTTCAGCGGTTGGTTTAGAAGCGGCTCACGGTACAGCCAAGCAAAACGGTAGCAGCATTGTCTATACGCCAGATACTGGTTTTACGGGTGATGACAAGTTTACCTACACCATTACGAATAGCGACGGTAACACTGCAAAGACGGATGTTTTTGTGAAAATCAATGCGTCCGGCGGCAACTTGAGTACAGTCAATGACCTGTACACGGTTGACATGAACAGCAGTAATAACCTTTTCGATGTCATCAGCAATGATGAGGTACCTGCGACGGGGGCGACGGTTTCCATCGTAATAGCGCCTGGTAATGGTTCAGCCAGTGTTGTGGATAACAAAGTGGTGTATACCCCAGCGGCTAATTTCTCGGGTTTGGATAAGTTAAAGTATCGCTTAACGGATGATCGTGGTTTTACCTCAGAAACGTTTGTGGACATCACGGTGAGTGGCACAACCAACCCCGGTAATCTGGTTCTCAAAGATGATTATCTGTTGATTGCCCTCAACAATACGGTGACCCAAACCTTGCCTGTCTTGGCTAACGATGTAGGTGATGGGTTGGAAATCATCAGCGTCAGCACGCCGCGTTATGGCACGGCAGTGGTTAGCGCAGATGGCAAGTCCATCCGCTACACCTTGCGCAGTGGTTACTGTAATGATCATTCTTTTACCTACGTCGTGAAGGACAAGTATGGCAACCAAGCACAAGCAACGGTAGTGATCGACGTGTTGCCTGCTAATGTGAGTGATCCGAATAGCCCACCGGCTTAA